One segment of Synchiropus splendidus isolate RoL2022-P1 chromosome 4, RoL_Sspl_1.0, whole genome shotgun sequence DNA contains the following:
- the LOC128757355 gene encoding plexin-C1-like, with translation MSKLLALSFVLLVIGGGSSMVDETFTLDGDVRHLVVSNSSLYIATDESLYQLNHDLALAQRRTLKGVNGTLTVQVLLPFVRNRTLVSCGVTERVCGYCEVLDLNNINSLIHKENVLVGPMRGGSSVNLLVDVKAPSSARVTYILTALKHLKDQPEVRRCLPDANVVFLYDTIQERRREIFSKADFGTNTVFSSKHDVEFVDGFQMNSTVYLLSNVFPKMKGKRGGKEEERGVKVRLVWMQAQEHKRDMMRSARGATFEYPWNETRLIASSVVPSSGPVLWAGVFSRDGGPTSTELVLFDITPDLSGDDNCDPDFKTTGSCNSELPKDPLSAKKVLYRKNYMTAVLATRVRTWMVFFIGTGDGQLTKLSVDSNFQTTCPTVLYRTSNDRKVFPKMHIDDTDGKHLYAAFKNQVKRVLMSKCSAMTRLEDCCSAQDPTCVWCGPEQRCMFEGECQSEDWISYAESYQKKLVSYRLVEQSMGQIALEVQAHITAGREVRDGFACQFPVRSGVLCRNGLPQSFPGCTCVLSSSKLPIKSTDVLLKMELGRSTHQERVTLQNCTEIKGPRTSALCLQCVSVGCSWTGNACSWHSDIGNVQVSDCLSVESGTSSSMPNITSVTPKTVSFYGKNHAVLSGHNLGQVTKGRIQFELDCTPQEFAVLKRTETSLVFHIPPADQKGVVNICVVLPDDSCHGSAEVTYVSAPTCSSVMPNSSWISGKRNITLSGSYLDMVDGIVHSVTPQEIKFPLASTHQNLTYETPAVKEAATVSVSLRVANQTLACPLNIIYFPDPVFTSFTSTEKGDDLSITIQKKADHLEMTTAELSVWGVLNGEEYPCVMISGGTSGSIDFFTCEIRNTVKVFKEIKIMYGDTTVTLESPSSFFLVILLVLLLPIVVIFFVVVIVYKRKQKKLTVQMNQWMGVVEMDIRNDIRRGLVHFQTK, from the exons ATGTCGAAGCTGCTGGCTTTGAGTTTCGTCCTCCTGGTGATCGGAGGGGGAAGCTCGATGGTGGATGAAACTTTCACTCTTGATGGAGACGTGCGTCACCTGGTTGTAAGCAACAGCTCCCTGTACATCGCAACGGATGAGAGTCTTTACCAGCTCAACCACGACCTGGCTTTAGCACAGAGGCGAACTCTGAAGGGAGTCAATGGGACGTTGACAGTTCAAGTGTTGCTGCCGTTTGTCAGGAATCGAACTCTGGTCAGCTGCGGGGTGACGGAGCGCGTGTGCGGCTACTGCGAGGTGCTGGACCTGAACAACATCAACTCTCTCATCCACAAGGAGAATGTGTTGGTGGGTCCGATGCGCGGCGGCTCGTCTGTGAACTTGTTGGTGGACGTGAAGGCGCCTTCCAGCGCACGTGTGACTTATATTCTAACGGCCTTGAAGCATCTCAAAGACCAGCCAGAGGTCCGCCGCTGCCTACCTGACGCCAATGTGGTGTTTCTCTACGACACGATCCAGGAGAGACGCAGGGAGATATTCTCAAAGGCAGATTTCGGAACCAACACGGTTTTCAGTAGCAAACACGATGTCGAGTTTGTGGACGGATTCCAGATGAACTCCACCGTTTATCTGTTGTCGAACGTGTTTCCTAAAATGAAGGGTAAAAGGGGTGggaaggaagaagagaggggGGTCAAGGTTCGACTGGTCTGGATGCAGGCACAAGAACACAAGAGGGACATGATGAGGTCAGCGCGGGGAGCGACTTTTGAGTATCCGTGGAATGAAACCCGACTCATAGCGTCATCGGTGGTACCGAGCTCTGGGCCGGTGCTCTGGGCCGGTGTGTTCAGTCGGGATGGAGGCCCCACCAGCACCGAGTTGGTCTTATTCGACATCACTCCCGATCTCAGTGGGGATGATAATTGTGACCCAGACTTCAAGACGACTGGCTCTTGCAACAGCGAACTG ccaaaggatcCGCTAAGTGCAAAGAAAGTTCTCTACCGAAAGAATTACATGACTGCCGTGTTGGCCACGAGAGTCAGGACGTGGATGGTTTTCTTCATCGGGACAGGAGATGGTCAGCTGACTAAA CTCTCTGTGGACAGCAACTTTCAAACAACATGTCCCACAGTTCTCTACCGCACCAGCAATGATCGCAAAGTATTTCCCAAAATGCACATTGATGATACGGACGGCAAGCACTTGTACGCAGCCTTCAAAAACCAG GTCAAGCGTGTTCTAATGTCAAAGTGCAGTGCAATGACACGTCTGGAGGACTGCTGTTCTGCACAGGACCCGACATGTGTCTGGTGTGGTCCTGAACAAAG GTGCATGTTTGAGGGTGAATGCCAGAGTGAAGACTGGATCTCTTATGCTGAAAGCTACCAAAAGAAGCTGGTCTCCTACAGGCTTGTTGAGCAAAGCATGGGCCAG ATCGCACTGGAGGTCCAGGCTCACATCACTGCAGGTCGAGAGGTTCGCGATGGATTTGCTTGTCAGTTTCCTGTGAGGTCTGGCGTATTGTGTAGGAATGGTCTTCCTCAGAGTTTCCCAGGATGCACCTGCGTCTTATCAAGCAGCAAGCTTCCCATCAAAA GTACAGACGTCCTTCTTAAGATGGAACTTGGGCGGTCAACACATCAGGAAAGGGTGACCCTCCAAAACTGCACTGAAATCAAAGGACCACGCACCTCTGCTCT ATGTTTGCAGTGCGTTTCGGTTGGATGCAGCTGGACCGGTAACGCTTGTTCCTGGCACAGTGATATTGGAAAT GTGCAGGTCAGCGATTGTCTGTCTGTGGAGTCGGGGACCAGCagttct ATGCCGAACATCACATCAGTCACCCCAAAGACTGTGTCCTTCTACGGCAAAAACCATGCAGTCCTGTCAGGTCATAATCTCGGTCAAGTCACTAAAGGGAGGATTCAGTTTGAGCTGGACTGCACCCCTCAAGA GTTCGCTGTGTTGAAGAGAACTGAGACAAGTCTGGTGTTTCACATCCCCCCTGCTGACCAAAAAGGAGTGGTCAACATATGTGTCGTGCTACCAGACGACAGTTGCCATGGCAGTGCAGAAGTCACTTACGTGTCTGCACCGACCTGCAGCAGCGTCATGCCAAACAGCTCCTGGATCAG TGGAAAGAGGAACATCACGCTCTCAGGGTCTTATTTAGACATGGTGGATGGGATCGTTCACAGTGTAACACCACAGGAAATCAAATTTCCTTTGGCTAGTACGCATCAA AATCTAACATATGAGACGCCAGCAGTCAAagaagcagcaacagtcagTGTGTCACTCAGAGTTGCTAACCAAACTTTAGCTTGCCCTCTAAACATCATCTACTTCCCCGACCCGGTGTTCACGAGCTTCACCTCCACTGAGAAGGGTGACGACCTCAGCATCACCATACAG AAAAAAGCAGACCATCTGGAAATGACGACAGCAGAGCTGTCAGTTTGGGGGGTGCTGAATGGTGAAGAGTATCCCTGTGTTATGATCTCTGGAGGAACAAGTGGCAGCATAGATTTTTTTACCTGTGAAATCAGAAACACTGTGAAAGTGTTTAAGGAGATAAAG ATTATGTACGGGGACACGACAGTCACACTGGAGTCACCATCCTCCTTCTTTCTCGTGAttctgctggttctgctgctgccgaTTGTCGTCATTTTCTTTG TGGTGGTGATAGTTTACAAGAGGAAGCAAAAGAAGCTGACAGTCCAGATGAACCAATGGATGGGTGTTGTGGAGATGGACATCAGGAATGATATCAGACGAG GTTTGGTCCACTTTCAAACGAAATGA